The following proteins are co-located in the Polystyrenella longa genome:
- a CDS encoding exo-alpha-sialidase, producing MNNMNKLHSPASKWLLGLTLVSFMSISVMAAEPITLSDEVSSQALEVLESGLGAEDFWPSMHAAEALTGAGHPEDVVTVLTPMLDKIDDDQQRCGVARELVRAGERHHRHVLFSILGSDDPYGHIHACESMYKIGEVHYGNMLRKALANEEKPIQQMMASAALAKAGHPQAMDLVRAKLNDPDVNISRISAWILARLGNEQDIEPVRQAMAKATKPEDRCYFEHALAMLGDPAGKEATLKNLEHTDSFVRRYAAVFAGEAGLVEAQPQLEKMLKDEDVDARIRAAQALFVLSKPHQDIQEIIVRDVFAADEKHPRYSEGSIIQLDNGNLLFANTEFAESTSDFAEAQIVAMESADEGRTWTDRRVLQENIGGKNVMSATLRRLTHVQKEPAAIGLFYLVKNDYNDLKVHLRTSTDEGKTFGEPTVVTDEQKYHVLNNDRVTLLSTGRLIVPVAVSADVKQENHFVCYCYYSDDAGKTWVKGEGTVDAPQRGAMEPEVVELRGGRLAMLMRNQLGFIGISYSEDNGVTWSEHESWNVTAPEAPATIRRIPATGDLVLIWNNNFEEGAGHNGKRTPLTAAISNDEGKTWKHVKNLETSTEHTYSYPSLIFTQGRAVMSYYVHDESTKLYSTRFRSVPVSWFYEDEK from the coding sequence ATGAATAATATGAACAAATTACACTCACCTGCCAGCAAATGGTTGCTGGGACTGACCCTGGTTTCTTTTATGAGCATTTCGGTAATGGCAGCAGAGCCAATCACGTTATCAGACGAGGTTTCCTCACAGGCTCTCGAAGTCCTTGAGTCTGGTCTCGGGGCCGAAGACTTCTGGCCTTCCATGCATGCTGCCGAAGCGTTGACGGGGGCAGGGCATCCGGAAGATGTGGTGACTGTCCTGACTCCGATGTTGGATAAAATCGACGATGATCAACAACGGTGCGGAGTGGCTCGCGAGTTAGTCCGCGCGGGCGAACGTCATCATCGCCATGTCCTCTTTTCAATACTGGGCAGTGACGACCCTTACGGTCACATTCATGCCTGCGAATCGATGTACAAAATCGGCGAAGTCCATTATGGAAACATGCTGCGAAAGGCACTCGCGAATGAAGAAAAACCAATTCAACAGATGATGGCGTCGGCGGCTCTAGCGAAAGCAGGACATCCACAAGCGATGGATCTGGTCCGTGCGAAGCTGAATGATCCAGACGTGAATATCTCTCGTATCTCTGCCTGGATACTGGCCCGTTTGGGAAATGAACAGGATATCGAACCTGTTCGTCAGGCAATGGCGAAGGCGACCAAACCGGAAGATCGTTGTTATTTCGAGCATGCCCTTGCGATGTTAGGTGATCCTGCCGGGAAGGAAGCGACGTTAAAGAACCTGGAGCATACTGACTCGTTTGTTCGTCGCTACGCTGCAGTCTTTGCTGGAGAAGCGGGCCTAGTCGAAGCCCAACCTCAGCTCGAAAAAATGCTGAAGGACGAAGACGTGGATGCCCGAATTCGTGCCGCTCAGGCATTGTTCGTACTTTCGAAACCGCATCAGGATATCCAGGAGATTATTGTCCGCGATGTCTTCGCAGCAGATGAAAAGCATCCTCGTTACAGCGAAGGATCTATTATTCAGCTCGATAACGGAAACCTGTTGTTTGCAAATACAGAATTCGCCGAGTCGACATCCGATTTTGCCGAAGCTCAAATCGTGGCAATGGAATCTGCGGATGAAGGCCGAACATGGACTGACAGACGTGTTCTTCAGGAAAACATTGGTGGGAAAAATGTGATGTCCGCAACATTGCGGCGGCTGACGCATGTGCAAAAAGAACCGGCTGCGATCGGGCTCTTTTATCTGGTCAAGAATGATTATAATGACCTGAAAGTGCACCTGCGGACTTCGACAGACGAAGGCAAAACTTTCGGGGAACCGACTGTGGTTACCGACGAACAGAAGTATCACGTCCTCAATAATGACCGCGTTACCTTACTGTCCACTGGCCGTCTGATCGTTCCTGTTGCAGTGAGTGCTGATGTTAAACAGGAAAACCACTTTGTCTGTTACTGTTATTACTCCGACGATGCCGGAAAAACCTGGGTAAAAGGAGAAGGGACCGTCGATGCTCCTCAGCGAGGGGCAATGGAACCGGAGGTCGTTGAACTCCGTGGAGGCCGTCTGGCGATGTTAATGCGGAACCAACTCGGTTTCATCGGTATCAGCTATTCAGAAGATAATGGAGTGACCTGGAGCGAGCACGAGAGCTGGAACGTCACTGCTCCTGAAGCACCCGCGACGATCCGCCGTATTCCGGCTACAGGTGATCTGGTGTTGATCTGGAATAACAACTTCGAAGAAGGGGCCGGTCACAACGGCAAACGGACTCCTTTAACAGCGGCGATTTCCAACGATGAAGGGAAGACCTGGAAGCACGTTAAGAATCTCGAAACCTCTACCGAGCATACTTATTCCTACCCGAGCCTGATCTTCACGCAAGGACGAGCTGTGATGAGCTACTATGTGCACGACGAATCGACCAAGCTGTATTCCACCCGATTCCGTTCGGTACCGGTAAGCTGGTTTTATGAAGACGAGAAATAA